From Pyrenophora tritici-repentis strain M4 chromosome 1, whole genome shotgun sequence, the proteins below share one genomic window:
- a CDS encoding SH3 domain containing protein, which translates to MVATKSPMPSVASSVTGLVSATAAISASASPSSTGAAGSEDGMSTGAMAGLALGILLFFCAILTGILLLYRRKKNQMASAAAAKENEKTEMYNAPPPRPPPPQVVTTPAPAPAPIINSTRTPAAAPRLSLRPVTQFDPTFNEQAKAGGNSLTVAAAAAQSSNKHSPSASAERPVSAWERHGASNAPTSNPFSDPEPQSGPASSNPFGNKAAVDAQQASIPDSPPSTSPVNSAMHSSQPSSDSANPAIAAAAASAAALAAATAPNPPPKTDLPLPPSVAANAGGVPPNSIPASPGPAPSGPPPVAGAVAGGAAPGPNNVHRVQLDFKPSMQDELDLHAGQLVRMLHEYDDGWALCIRMDRSQQGVVPRTCLSKHPVKPRNGPPRQGPPPQGAMRGPPIRSPMGPGSVPQPRPLSPGSAMNSPSMAQGPGNMSPGPRQMPPQQMQSPRMRSNSNAPEQGPPRGRSNSNAPYAAPQRSMSPGPYGGGPEMAPPPQVDGRPRSNSAGQVGNPRRGPAPGPSPMNPNSVAPGAPAPIPNRKPVPGLAI; encoded by the exons ATGGTTGCGACCAAATCACCTATGCCAAGCGTTGCTTCGTCAGTTACAGGCCTCGTATCTGCCACAGCCGCCATTTCCGCGAGCGCCTCTCCTTCCTCAACCGGTGCCGCAGGCTCAGAAGACGGCATGTCCACCGGTGCTATGGCCGGTCTTGCCTTGGGTATCCTTCTGTTTTTCTGTGCGATCCTGACTGGTATCTTGCTCCTGTACCGCCGTAAGAAGAATCAAATGGCTTCCGCAGCCGCAGCCAAGGAGAATGAGAAGACCGAAATGTATAATGCACCACCACCCAGGCCTCCACCTCCCCAGGTGGTAACTACCCCGGCCCCGGCCCCGGCTCCCATCATTAATTCTACGCGCACCCCGGCCGCTGCACCGCGTCTGAGCCTGCGACCCGTCACTCAGTTCGACCCGACATTCAACGAGCAGGCTAAAGCTGGAGGAAACTCTCTCACTGTCGCTGCCGCCGCTGCTCAGTCAAGCAACAAACATTCACCTTCTGCATCGGCTGAACGTCCAGTCAGCGCTTGGGAGCGACATGGAGCCTCAAACGCTCCTACTAGTAACCCGTTCAGCGACCCTGAGCCGCAATCTGGTCCCGCTTCATCCAATCCCTTCGGAAACAAGGCTGCCGTCGATGCTCAGCAGGCTTCAATCCCTGACTCGCCTCCTAGTACTTCCCCGGTCAATTCAGCAATGCACTCCTCCCAGCCCAGCAGTGATTCTGCCAACCCAGCCATTGCCGCCGCTGCAGCCAGTGCTGCCGCCCTGGCAGCAGCAACGGCTCCTAACCCACCTCCCAAGACTGACCTCCCGCTGCCTCCATCAGTTGCCGCCAATGCTGGAGGTGTCCCGCCGAATAGCATCCCTGCTTCTCCCGGTCCTGCTCCGAGTGGTCCCCCTCCCGTCGCTGGCGCTGTAGCTGGCGGTGCTGCTCCTGGTCCCAACAACGTTCACCGTGTCCAACTTGACTTCAAGCCTTCTATGCAAGACGAACTTGACCTTCACGCCGGTCAGCTCGTCCGCATGCTCCACGAATACGATGATGGATGG GCTCTCTGTATCCGTATGGACCGCTCGCAACAAGGAGTTGTTCCCCGCACATGTCTCTCCAAGCACCCAGTCAAGCCGCGCAACGGTCCCCCTCGTCAAGGTCCGCCGCCGCAAGGTGCTATGCGTGGCCCTCCTATCCGCTCGCCCATGGGTCCCGGCAGTGTACCTCAGCCACGTCCTCTTTCGCCCGGTAGTGCCATGAACTCACCTTCCATGGCTCAAGGTCCCGGTAACATGAGCCCTGGTCCCCGTCAGATGCCACCGCAGCAAATGCAAAGCCCTCGCATGCGGTCCAACAGCAACGCCCCTGAACAAGGTCCTCCACGTGGCCGCTCCAACAGTAACGCTCCTTACGCCGCTCCCCAGCGCTCAATGTCGCCTGGTCCCTACGGTGGCGGACCAGAAATGGCTCCTCCACCCCAGGTGGACGGTCGTCCACGATCAAACTCTGCAGGCCAGGTTGGCAACCCTCGACGAGGCCCAGCCCCCGGCCCAAGCCCCATGAACCCCAACTCTGTGGCGCCTGGTGCCCCTGCTCCTATTCCAAACCGGAAGCCGGTCCCTGGTTTGGCCATCTAG